One genomic window of Candidatus Bathyarchaeota archaeon includes the following:
- a CDS encoding cyclophilin-like fold protein, which translates to MTEESITRVLIKFYIEDIGEAEGELIRHLAPRTVDAITKTLPIEGRAALWKEEVYFEIPIKMGDEKAKPKVEKGTIAYWPMGNSLCIFYGDTQPYSPVNIIGTVTKNLEIFAETKSGTRIKVERK; encoded by the coding sequence ATGACTGAGGAAAGTATAACGCGCGTACTAATTAAATTCTATATAGAAGATATCGGCGAAGCTGAAGGCGAATTAATTCGCCACTTAGCACCAAGAACAGTTGATGCCATAACGAAGACTCTTCCAATTGAAGGCAGGGCGGCTTTGTGGAAAGAAGAGGTCTACTTTGAAATTCCAATTAAGATGGGTGACGAGAAAGCTAAACCAAAAGTTGAGAAAGGCACGATTGCCTATTGGCCTATGGGAAACTCTCTCTGCATATTTTACGGGGATACTCAGCCTTATAGCCCTGTTAACATAATTGGGACAGTAACGAAGAACTTGGAGATTTTTGCTGAGACAAAAAGCGGGACTAGAATTAAGGTTGAGAGAAAATAA
- a CDS encoding cyclic 2,3-diphosphoglycerate synthase, protein MKKTKVIIMGAAGRDFHNFNVYFRNNDSYEVVAFTATQIPGIEKRNYPPELAGPKYPQGIPIYPEEKLPELIKKHDVSEVVFAYSDVPHEYVMHQASLVLSCGADFRLMGPSTTMLKAKVPVVSVCAVRTGSGKSQTSRKVAILLKKMGFRIAVIRHPMPYGDLAKQIWQRFASYEDLDKHECTIEEREEYEPHIANGILVFAGVDYEKILREAEKEADIVVWDGGNNDVPFYCSDLLIVVADPHRPGHELAYYPGETNLRMADVIIINKVDTASPEGIETVRKNIKTVNPDALIIEASSPITVDNSDLIKGKRVLVVEDGPTLTHGNMAYGAGVIVARRLGASEIVDPRPYAVGSIMETFKKYTHLGTLLPAVGYGKEQIKELEKTINNTPCDIVVIGTPIDLRRVLRINKPAIRAKYNLKELSSPTLEDVLKKHFQK, encoded by the coding sequence ATGAAAAAAACCAAGGTAATAATTATGGGAGCAGCAGGCAGAGACTTCCACAACTTTAACGTCTACTTCCGAAACAACGATTCATACGAGGTAGTAGCCTTCACTGCCACGCAAATACCTGGAATCGAAAAACGAAATTACCCTCCAGAACTCGCAGGACCAAAATATCCACAGGGAATCCCCATATACCCCGAAGAAAAATTGCCCGAGCTTATCAAAAAACATGATGTTAGCGAGGTTGTTTTCGCTTACAGCGACGTACCTCACGAATATGTCATGCACCAAGCATCACTAGTACTGTCTTGTGGAGCAGACTTTAGGCTAATGGGACCGTCCACGACAATGTTGAAAGCCAAAGTTCCAGTAGTTTCTGTTTGCGCAGTTAGAACTGGCTCTGGAAAAAGCCAAACTTCGCGAAAAGTAGCTATCCTCTTGAAGAAAATGGGCTTCCGCATAGCGGTTATTAGGCATCCGATGCCCTACGGAGATTTGGCAAAGCAGATTTGGCAACGGTTTGCGTCTTACGAAGACCTTGACAAGCATGAATGTACAATTGAAGAGCGAGAGGAATACGAACCCCACATTGCCAACGGAATATTGGTTTTTGCAGGTGTAGATTATGAAAAAATCTTGAGAGAAGCAGAGAAAGAAGCGGACATAGTTGTCTGGGATGGCGGAAACAACGACGTCCCATTCTATTGTTCCGATCTTCTCATAGTGGTTGCGGACCCCCACAGACCAGGTCACGAACTCGCGTACTATCCCGGAGAAACAAACTTGAGGATGGCAGACGTTATAATTATCAACAAAGTGGACACTGCCAGCCCAGAGGGTATAGAAACCGTGCGGAAAAACATTAAAACAGTGAACCCCGACGCTTTAATCATCGAAGCATCTTCTCCCATTACTGTAGACAACTCTGATTTGATTAAAGGAAAGCGAGTTCTAGTGGTGGAAGATGGTCCTACATTGACGCATGGCAACATGGCTTATGGCGCAGGAGTTATTGTGGCTAGGAGATTAGGTGCAAGCGAAATCGTCGACCCAAGGCCTTATGCTGTGGGCTCAATAATGGAAACTTTCAAGAAATATACGCATCTTGGAACGTTGCTTCCCGCCGTTGGGTATGGCAAGGAACAAATAAAAGAACTAGAGAAAACGATAAACAACACGCCATGCGATATCGTGGTAATCGGTACTCCCATAGACTTGAGACGGGTTTTGCGCATTAACAAACCTGCTATAAGAGCGAAATACAACCTTAAAGAACTAAGCTCTCCAACCCTAGAAGACGTGCTAAAGAAACACTTCCAAAAGTGA
- a CDS encoding DUF72 domain-containing protein: MTEYLIGTGGWAYFKIPNKSSLKAYSEVFDFVEVNYTFYEYPSVKMVERWRRTVPSDFTFTVRCHRDLTHRIGLKPVDEAYAVFSRMISICKILEAPFLHLLTPASYVFDDEKISQVKDLFSSIDLKGVRLAWEIRSQKETKLANIMRDFEIVHSIDLSRENPSSESDTIYSRVFGKGKHNIYQFTDDELKKIDRKAIDASVKMAIITWHGVKMTSDAARFKKYKETGNFLPVTAYTGVDSARAVLKEDARFPSTKAELIENQGWKVIDLTAEKRVHLSELLNKIHEKTYSDVKEVTKELKAIL, from the coding sequence TTGACAGAATATCTTATTGGCACTGGTGGGTGGGCTTATTTTAAAATCCCAAACAAATCCTCTTTGAAAGCCTATTCTGAAGTTTTTGATTTTGTTGAAGTTAATTATACCTTCTATGAATACCCAAGTGTCAAAATGGTTGAAAGATGGCGACGTACAGTGCCTAGCGACTTCACGTTCACTGTGAGGTGCCATCGAGATTTAACTCATAGAATTGGTTTGAAACCGGTTGACGAAGCTTACGCTGTTTTCAGTCGAATGATAAGTATATGTAAAATATTAGAAGCTCCTTTCCTTCATCTGCTAACACCCGCAAGCTATGTTTTCGACGACGAAAAGATAAGCCAAGTAAAAGACCTCTTCTCGTCAATTGACCTGAAAGGAGTTCGCCTCGCTTGGGAAATTAGAAGCCAAAAAGAAACAAAACTAGCAAATATAATGAGAGACTTTGAAATAGTCCATTCGATCGATTTATCAAGAGAAAACCCTTCAAGCGAATCCGATACCATCTATAGCCGAGTATTTGGTAAAGGAAAACACAACATTTACCAATTTACAGACGATGAACTAAAAAAAATCGATAGAAAAGCAATTGACGCCTCAGTTAAAATGGCGATCATTACATGGCATGGAGTAAAAATGACTAGCGATGCAGCAAGGTTCAAAAAATACAAAGAAACCGGCAATTTTCTTCCAGTAACCGCCTATACCGGCGTTGATTCTGCAAGAGCAGTTCTCAAAGAAGATGCTAGATTTCCCTCAACAAAAGCAGAACTAATTGAGAATCAAGGCTGGAAAGTGATCGATTTGACAGCTGAAAAGAGAGTTCACTTATCCGAATTGCTTAATAAAATACATGAAAAGACCTACAGTGATGTTAAAGAAGTAACCAAGGAACTGAAGGCTATCCTATGA